Below is a genomic region from Salinirussus salinus.
GCGGATCCAGTTGAACGCGTCGTCCAGCGCCTGCGTCCCCGAGATACAGGCGAACTTCCGCTCGCCCTTGTTGGCGTGGTGGAACGTGCCCGGATACCGCTGTTCGAGACAGCCCGCGATGTACGTCGAGACCGGCTTCGAGTGGTCGAAGGCGCTCTCCGTGGCCACGTCGATCCGGCCGATGTCTTCGGGCTCCAGCCCTTTGCGCTCCATCAGCCGGTAGGCCGCGTTCGCGCCCATCGTCACGATGTCCTCGTAGACGTCCGGGAACGAAGAGGCGTTCAGCCCCAGCCCCTTCGTGTACTTCTCCGGGTCGTCGCCCTGTGCCGGCGCGAACTCCTCGGCCAGGTCGAGTTTGAGCTTCCCGGTTCGCACCTCGATGCCGTCGATACCTACTTCGGTCATGTGCACCACTGCTTGTAGCTCCTATAAGAGTCCGTCGACTAATAGTTCGTCGCCTGTCGAACTCACTTCGCGTGGGCACCACAAGCGACTAAGCCGCAGCGGCAGTGATCTCTTACTATCCACATGGTCGGCTCCGGCGGCGCGCGCGCAAGCGGGGCGGGCAGGCGCGCCCAATCGGAGACCATCGGGGTGCTCCTCCTGACCGCCGTCGTGGTCGTGCTCGTCAGCGTCGTGGGCGCCGGGGTCATCGCCAACGTTTCGAGTCAGGCCCAGGCCGGCGAGGTCGCGGCCCGGGCCGACGTGACCATCACCAGTGACAACGTGACCGTCACCCATGGGGGCGGCGACACGCTTGCGGACTCGACGGTCCAGGTGATCCTCCGAAACGGATCGGACGAATCCCGATACGAGCTGTCGGATGTCGCACCCGCCGACCGAACCGGGGACGGCGACGGGCGGTTCGAACCCGGCGAGCGGGCGGTCCTCTCGCACTCCCTGACCGGAACCGTCTCGGTGCTGGTCGTCGACATCGAACGGGGGACCGTGCTCGGCCGCGGCGAAGCCAGCGATGTCTCGGACACGACGCCCGGCCCCCCGGAGTTCCGGGTCCGGATCGACAACACCGACTCCCCGGTGGCGGAGGGCGAGACGCTGACGGTTCGGCCGACGGTGACCAACCACGGTGACCGCCAGGGGACACGGGAGGTGAACCTCACTATCGACGGGACCGAGGTGGATACGCAGAGCCTCACGCTCGGAGCCGGCCGGTCCGAGCAGATCGAGCTGACCTGGCCGACTGCGAAGGGGGACAACGGGACCTACACCACCACTGTCGCAAGCGGGGACGATTCGGACTCAGCGCCTGTTCGCGTACTGGAACTGGCCGTCTTTGACGTGACGATTGACGGTACTAATTCGCCAATCCAGGAAGGAGACAACCTGACGACTAACACTACGGTCGAAAACACAGGTGAGAACCCTGATTCTCAGGCCATCGAACTAAACATCGATGGTATTGGCGAACCCTTCGACGCTGAGCGTGTCGGTCTGTACGGCGGTAATTCAACAACCTTCACGCTCGAAAACATCACAGAAGTGGGTGACGCAGGTATATATACGGTAGTAATCGCCAGTGATGACAGAAATGATAGTGCGAGCTTCATAATTAATGGAATACCGACCAATTTCACCAGTACTCAGGTTGACGATACCTCCCCGAATTCGGGCTCTCCAGCAGAATTCAATATCAGTTATGCGACTAACAATACAGCATTTAAAAATGTAACTGTCGTCGTGGAACGTCAGAACGGCGGCGGTAGACAAGAATTCAACTCTACTTTACAGACAGACTTTTTCAAATATACTGATGAAAACAATCAGAAAAGTGACTACGATATCACTTACCGCATCTATAATTTCGATGGAACAGTTGAAGACGAAGTTATAGAAACAGAAACCTCAGGTCAGGGAGGCGGGCCTCCTGGGCAGGGTGGTGACCCTCCTGGGCAGGGTGGTGACCCTCCTGGGCAGGGTGGTGACCCTCCTGGGCAGAGTCAGTGAACAGGTACAATTCTACATAAATGAATATTATTAGACATGAAGTTGGCTGGGGCGTCACTCACGAAGAGGTCATTCAATAGAAAATCGGATTTGACGCTATCTTGCCGGCACAAAATAGGTCGCTGTCTCGCCTGTCTCAAGCTCAAGTGTGATTATAAAGAAGTCATTAGGATTCGGGTCCCGGTCGAAATTTACAATCACTTCCGTTTCGGTCCCGTTGCCTTCAAGCGGGATATTCGGAGTCAATCTCTCAAATGGTCCACCGACATCAAGTGTTGGCGATATTATTTCAGGGAGCGTATCATCATCAGCATCTGCATAGAGGTCTGCCTCAGTTGGCTTGTTCGGGGTTTGTGACCGGTAAAAATTGATTCGTGCTTCGCTGAAGCTGTTATTACCGCCAGAGTTATTGAGGAAAATAGTCACATTTCCATTGTTTCCAAGATTTTCATCGACTAAGCGAATATCCCCTGGCCCAGCCGGATTAAATCCATTTGAGCCACTTTCGCGTCCTCCTGATTCGGGAGCTTCGTCCACGCCGACCGGGCCGCAGTCGATAGCGTAGGTCCCGGACAGGGTGAGTGTGAGGTTCCGCCCGGACGCGCCCGTCGTCACATTGATGTTCGCGGGGTCGACCTGACCGCTCAGAGCATCTACCCAAGCACTCCGGGGCAGTCGAGTCGGAACTGTGATGCTGTCCACGTCACGCTGAGAGGTGTCCAGCTGCCCAGGCTTGAAGTCGACCGAGACGGTCCGGCTGCTGGCTTCCCGGAACGAGCGGTTCAGCGGAATAAGTTGTATCCTGCCGTCGACCGCGCTGTTCGGGGCAGGCTGTATCAGCTGCTGACCGGACAGCAAGACTGCGTTCTCGCTGTAGTTGTGATACACGAGTGAGTTTTCATACCGGATCGTTCCGGCATTATCGAATTCTGAGTAAGAGGGAGTGTACTCGAAAGTCCGAGTGGTGATGTCGCTGCCCGGACAGACCTGGCTGGTGATTTCGCTGCCGCTCGCGTCCCTGACCACGACCGGTCGTGCCGCTGTCGTCTGCAGGACGCCGGAAGGGGAGGGTGGATTCAGTCCGAGGAGGCGTGCGGGAAACTGCGTCCCGAGTTCGACGCTGGCGAACCCGTCCTGTCCGGTCGATTTCGTCTCCAGAACCGCGTTGCGGAGTTCGACCATGTCGCCCTGGACCCGCTGGTTGTGGTTGAACTCCACCTCCTGGTTCTGGCTGGGGACGATGACCGCCTGATAGACTGAGAAGAGGATCACCAGCACGCCAAAGAGCAACACCGCGCCCACCTGAATCGACTGGGCGCGCTCGTCGTCCCACAGCCTCATTGCTCCTCCTTCCGGACCGCCGGACAAAAACCTGTTCGCCGGCCGCGCACCCGCCCTCAGTCCTCGCCGTCCTCTTCCTCGACGACCTCGGGGTCGGCGAGGGCGGTCTGGAGGCTGTCGAGTCCGTTGACCCACTCCGCCACCAGCCCGAACTCCAGGTCGTCGGCGAGTTCGCGGTCGAGTTCCCCGCCGTCGATGACCAGCGTCCCGGCCTGGACACAGTAGCCCAGGGCGGCCTCCATGTCCTCCTCGGCCTCGGCCTCCGCAGCGGCCTCGACGTATCCCGCGACGGTCCCCTCCTCGGCCGGGCCGCCGACGACGTACTCCTGGGCGGTGTAGAAGACACACATCAGCGAGGTCTGGACGCCGTCGATC
It encodes:
- a CDS encoding type IV pilin, with the protein product MVGSGGARASGAGRRAQSETIGVLLLTAVVVVLVSVVGAGVIANVSSQAQAGEVAARADVTITSDNVTVTHGGGDTLADSTVQVILRNGSDESRYELSDVAPADRTGDGDGRFEPGERAVLSHSLTGTVSVLVVDIERGTVLGRGEASDVSDTTPGPPEFRVRIDNTDSPVAEGETLTVRPTVTNHGDRQGTREVNLTIDGTEVDTQSLTLGAGRSEQIELTWPTAKGDNGTYTTTVASGDDSDSAPVRVLELAVFDVTIDGTNSPIQEGDNLTTNTTVENTGENPDSQAIELNIDGIGEPFDAERVGLYGGNSTTFTLENITEVGDAGIYTVVIASDDRNDSASFIINGIPTNFTSTQVDDTSPNSGSPAEFNISYATNNTAFKNVTVVVERQNGGGRQEFNSTLQTDFFKYTDENNQKSDYDITYRIYNFDGTVEDEVIETETSGQGGGPPGQGGDPPGQGGDPPGQGGDPPGQSQ
- a CDS encoding DUF2150 family protein → MSEPPGEYYTEERWHNWLQRVESEELDPEDEDSARLLLNLQDDTAIAVAKILTDFENGEIEEETALGELEEIEEVVLAEREFDSEETAMLIDGVQTSLMCVFYTAQEYVVGGPAEEGTVAGYVEAAAEAEAEEDMEAALGYCVQAGTLVIDGGELDRELADDLEFGLVAEWVNGLDSLQTALADPEVVEEEDGED